A stretch of DNA from Candidatus Melainabacteria bacterium:
CAGCGTCAGGACCATACGGTAAGGCACTGAGCATTCCGGTCGCCATGCTGGCCGGCAGCGTCACCAAATATGGTGCCAAAGGCGGACTGCAAGAAGCATTTCTAGACGACAAAGATCACACGCTCTCCAGTGCCGATCTAGCCTGGGGCGCAGTAGACGGCTCATCCGGAATAAGCGCCAGCCTGGCAGATCAGGGAGCTTCGCGAGCATTTCTGCGAAACATGGGGCGCAAAGAATTAGGTGCACAAACATCGCTCGAAACAGCCGAGCTGGCCGGCAAACAACTAGTGGAAGGGCACGCCTGGAAAGGAATTCAATACAACGTGTTCCGGGGACTGGCAGGTGGTGCAGCCGGTAGTGCAACATGGAGCACATTCCACGAAACACACGACAACTGGAATCAAATCAAAAGCAACCCGGTTGATGGCATTGCATCCACTCTAACGGGAGTCGGCATAGATACGGCTATCGGCGCCGCGACAGGTGGAGTCTTCGGCGGTGGATTGACAGCACTGCGCCGGTCACCAGAAATTGTCGGCAGAACCATGGCCGGTATCAAAGGCGACCAGAGCTACCTGAAGATGAATGAGTTCGTCATCAACGACTTCCACAGCAACCTCGACCGCCTTCCCCAATTAAAAACAAAACTCGATGAACGCACAGCAGTGTCTGCAGCCCGCGGCGTATCTTCTGAGTTCAACGTGGCTGGCGACGCGCTCTCTGGACACGTCAATTTCGCTTACACAAGAGGTGGCGAAGTCGAGAATCAAGCACTGGCCAGAATGGGCTTGAAAAACATAATTCCAGGCAATCATGAATACGATGCTGCAGGCGGTAAATTCATACCGGAGCGATATCCGACTGTGATGGAGCCAATCCTCAAGGAAAACCCACAGATTTCCTTGCTCAATGCCAATCTCGACCTTTCTGCTTATCCTGACTATGCCAAACTAACCAAACCATATGTGGTGCACGAGATACCGGGACCGAACGGACCTGAAAAGGTTGCCACAGTCGGATTGATCACTGAAGAGGGCGCAGTCGGAAAAATTCGCTATGAAGATGCGGCGCAGACGGCAATCAAAACAGTGCGTGAGTTAAACGATCAAGGCATCAAAAACATCAAACTGCTCACGCACTTAGGTTTAGATGAAGACAAGAAACTAGCCCAAGCTTTGCTCGACAACAACCTCGTTGTGGCAAAGATTTCAGGCGGACACACACATGATGTGATCGCAAGCCCGCTCTGGGTGCGAGAACAACAAACGCTTGCAGACAAACTGCAATTCTGGAAAGCGCCTCGAGAAATTCCAATTACACAAGCAGGATCGAGCGGCAACTATCTGGCTGAGAATCACATCGTCTTCAATGCGGACGGCTCAGCCAATCGCTGGCTCACTACCGGGCGCCTGCATAGCGTAAGAGATGTTGCACCAGATCCCGGTCTGAAATCTTTCATTGAATCCCAAACGGCCGAAATCAATCAACTCAAAGCAACAAGGTACGACGCCACTGCCAGTCAATCATACTCTCTGGCGAATGCCAGAAATCGTGAAACAGCTCTGGGTAACTTGATAGCAGACGCAACACTAACGGGATTGCAAAAACGCATGGGTGATGAGGCACCACAAATTGCCATGGTGCATTCCGGTGGCATCCGTTCATCCATTCCAGGTGGACAGCCGCTCACCAGGCAGGAAATCGCCAACGTCTTCATGAACGCAGGAAATGTGGAAGGCGAGCAGAAAGAGCTGGTCATGCTCACATTGAGCGGGAAGAACATCAAAGACGCGCTCGAATACGGTATCCGAGAATATCCACTGGCAGAAAACCCATCGCTCGGACAGCGCCTCTCGCAAGTCTTTGGAAATACATCCAACTCGCGCTTCGACGAGCCTGGAAATTTTGTTCAAGTCAGCGGCATGAAATATTCCTTCGATCTCACGAAACAACCGTGGAACCGCGTTACAGACGTGAGCGTAAGAATGCCCGATGGTTCTTATCAAGCCATTCAAGATGGCGGCGCTTACAAAGTGGTGACACGCTTCCATCCCGTAGACAAATGGAACAAGGCGGGTCTGTTCGGCGATACTCTGCCTGAAGACGAAATCTATGCTAAGTTGAATGCCAAGCCGATCAAGGTTTCTCAAGTCGATTTGCTCGGCGAACACATCCAGGGGCGCTCACTCAATCCTCTGGTCGATTCGAAAGTCGAAGGACGCGTAAACAACGTCACACCAGTGTACAAAGACATTTCAGTTCGTCCCCAGCCTTCGATTGTTGGATATTCAACTCTGGCAGCGCAAGATGCAAAACCCGACAATACGGAACGTCGCTAAGATATCGATTGCAGTCCTCACCGTCAGCTTGATCGCAACAACAGAAGCTTTCGCCACCGCAGACGAAGATTGTTACGAGGCAGTCATTCGCGGACGGCAACTAGTCGCAAAAAACGACCTGGTCGGCGCCCTGCAAACATTTCGCACCGCCCAGCGCATACAACCAGTCGACAGTAGACCTTATTTCTGGATTGGCTATTGCCTGGAGCGCAGCGGCGATTTAAACGGTGCAGTCAAGGCCTACGCCGACTGCCTCAACTCAGCAAAAATGCACGGCATGGACTCAGCCGAACTGCGCGTTGATCTTGGCAATACGCTCTGCCGTTTGAATTACTATAAAGAAGCGATTTTCGACTACAAAAGAGCACTGGTCATCGATCCGAGTTTGACTGTTGCTCACATCGGCCTGCTTAGAACTTATATTGAAACGAAAGACTGGCCCGCTGCCAATCGCGAATTCGACTATTGCACAACCCACTCGATTACAAGTCCTGAAATCGACTATTTGCGCGCTCTTGCACTGACGGCGCAAGGAGCAAAAGCAGAGGCGCTGGCGCAGATCCAAACTTTCATAAGCTCTAATCAAAGAACATTACAAAATACGGCGGTCATGGAAAAAGCTCGAGCCCTTGAAGCAGAGCTGAAACGACCGTAGCTTCGCCCAACCTTGAGTGCTTTTAACCACCCGCCGGACAATCTGTATGTATGCTGGATTCAAGTTGTCGTACATCGCCGCCTGGTATCGCACTTAAGCCGGTGCCTGCGCAATCACCGGCGAGACTCCATCACCGGCAATTCCAATCCAGGTAACTTCAATCCAGGCAACTTCAATTACCGGCAAGACTCCGCAATCCCAGCAGAGAACACAGAGAACATAATGGTCAACAAGAAACTGGACCTGAGAGTTGAACGTGACAGCCTTGGCGACGTACAAATTCCAGTTGGAGCCTACTGGGGTGCTCAAACGGCACGAACGAAAGAACATTGTGCTGTCAGCGGTCTGTCTACACATCGAAAGTTAATTGAAGCCCTTGTGCTCGTAAAAAAAGCGGCTGCCATCACCAATGGTGAACTGAATGCAATAGAGACAGCAGCCAGCAGAGCGATTACCCAAACTTGCGATGAAATTGCCAGCGGGCAGTGGAAAGAACAATTCGTCGCAGATGCCTTTCACTGGGGCGCCGGTGAAGGACTGAACGCAAACGTGAATGAGGTTTTGGCCAACCGCGGAGCTGAAATCGTGGGTGGCAGCGTCGGCACTTATGATTTCCTCGATCCAAACACGCACGTAAATTTTGGGCATTGCAACAACGATGTCTACCCGACAGCTATGCGCATTGCTCTTCTGCTAAGCTTGAAACAGTTGGAGCCGACACTGGTCGACCTGGAAAGATTGCTGCGGAGAAAGTCGCTGGAGTTCGACCGTGTCGTGAAAGTCGGCCGAACACATCTGCAAGATTGCTCGCCGGTAACACTCGGACAGGAGTTCAATGCTTACGGCTCCTCGGTAGAGCGCTCCGTAAGGCGCATTAAGGAATCGAGCCAGAACTTGCTCGAGCTTAATTTAGGAAGCGCCGAGACCGGCACCGGATATGGTGCAGATCCAAATTTAAGCAAAAAAATGATCGAGCGTCTTTCGCAAATGACAAATCTGCGTTTGCGGCAGGCGGAAGATCTTTTCCGCGTCAGCCAGAGCATGTCTGACTTTCTCGACTTCTCGTCATCCCTGCGCGGACTGGCAGTTGACCTGATCAAGATATGCAACGACTTAAAATTGCTTTCCTCGGGTCCTGGTGGCGGATTTGGTGAAATTTCTCTGCCGCCGATTCAACCGCAACCAACAGCGCTGCGTCCCGGACACTGGCCCGAGAAGACACTGCCGCACTTGCCGGAATGCCTGATAATGGCTTGCTATCAAGTTCTCGGCAACGACTACACAATTGCGCTGGCAGCACAATCAGGGCAGTTAGAATCAAATTCAATGACGCCTTTGATAATCCATAATCTGCTGCAGTCAGTCGATCTTTTAAGAAACGCCATACATCCCTTCAATCAAAAATGCCTGGCCGGAGTCTCAGCCAATACGGGCAGGTGCAACGAACTGCTAGATAAGAGCGGAATCAGACATAAAGAAATGTGAAACTCAGGCATCAGCTGATCACGATTCTTTTTGGTTACGATATGAGGCACGTTCTTCACTGAATCTCTTCGAGATGAGGATATTTAGACTATATTTGCAAGATAAAACGCAAGATATAGAGAACGCAAGAATCACATTTTTCGATTGCGGGGAAACGTTTTTATGCTAACTGGATATCGATTCGAAATGATTGTCGGCTGTATGAGGTCCGGCAAATCCAGCGAATTGATTCGTCGCATCGAACGCGCCAGACTGGCCTACTTACCGACCATCATCGTACGTCCGACGATGGATACCAGATCTAAACCAAATTTCGTGGAATCCAGAAATGGGTTAGCCTCTCAGGCAATCTCAGTCGATACGCCACGCGACATCCTCAAGTATTCATCTCAAGCCGTCGTTATAGGTATAGATGAATGCCAATTTTTCTCCGATGACATTATTGATGTAGTGCAAATTCTGCTCAGCCAGAAAAAGAAACTGATTGCCTCTGGTCTCGACCTCGACTACAAAGGCAAACCATTCGGACCAGTTCCCAATTTATTGGCAATAGCAGACCGGGTCGACAAGCTTCTGGCAGTCTGCAGGAAGTGCGGGTCTGATTTCGCCTGCCGCACCCAGCGCCTGGTCCATTCCAGCGAACAAATATTAGTAGGCGACGCTCAGTATGAAGCACGCTGCTTGCACTGCTTTGAAGCTCCTTACGAATTCCAACTAAAGCTCAGCCTGCCAGAGGAAGCTCTGCAACCAGAAATTAGAAACGAGCGCACGAACTCTCCACAACTGTCGCTCGTCGAGGATTTTGGACCAACAGATGATCTCAGGTCCGATATTATCCCCATGGTTAATATAAATCAGCGCTAATCTTAGTCTCCTGCGTTACCGCCTATATGACATGGGCATATCTCTGGATGATGGGTCGTGGAAGGCTCATGTTTCTGGAGAAACATCCCATGATTAGATTTGTTCGCGTGAAATTAATCCGCTCCGTTGCTGTTATCAAAGGCGCGCTGACGGCCCGAAAGAAACAAGAGGCGCATACGCCTGCTGTCAATCCCTGGGAAGCCGACCTGATGAGGCTTGCCAACGAACGAAAAAATGAAGTCATCTCCGTGACAACTCCAAAAGAACATGATGAGATAACACAGCTGGTTAATGATCTTGCCAAAGCTGTAAAGAAGGAAGAAACGGCTTTACAACAGCCAGCCGACCAGAAGCCAAAACGCGCCGGAGACGGCACAGTGCACGATCTTAAATCCTGGTGGGGCGATTCCCTGGCCACTTGGGATCCCGATGTAAATGGCAAAAATGTGCATAACGACCAGCGCAATAAAGCTCGCCAAGTAAAGTGGTTCGATAAAAACCCCGGGTTTGACAAATGATTGTCAGTGGTAAGATCTCCTAGGTCTGGTTTATGACCGCTTGCCTCGAATCCGAAATACGGGGGTCTTTTAATGGCACGGAATCTTTTCACCATGCTTCTCTCCGCAACGCTTGTCGCTTCGGCGCTTGTCTCGGTCGGAACTAATCAACCGGCACTAGCAAAAACGAAAAAACATGTTGCCACCGGACGCGGAGCCTACTTCGTGCCGCCACCGCCACCATATGCGCCATCAATACTGCCCGAGAATCTTTCTCGTGTACGCACCACTGACAGTGTTGAACAGAACGCAGAGGTAGCAGAAAAACCACCTGAGAATCCTTACCGGAAGTACATTTTCACCCGTGACGCCAGCGATATGCCGCGAGTGATCAAATATGGCAAAACCCAAAACCGCAACGTGATCACTTACCTGCATACCAAAACATAAGGTACGCATCGTAAACCGGCAAATAGATTTAATAGAAAGCCGCGTCAGCGGCTTTTTTGCTAAACGCGCTCCAGAATCATGGCGATGCCCATGCCACCGCCTACGCACGCACTGACAATACTATAGCGAGCCTTCCGGCGATGCAGTTCAAGCGATGTGCTGAGCAGCAAGCGTGCACCGGTGGCACCAAAAGGATGTCCGATGGCAATGGCACCACCATTCACATTCACCTTGCTGCGATCCAATTTCAATTCTTTCTCGCAGGCCAGATACTGAGCAGCAAAGGCTTCGTTAATCTCAATCAAATCCATCTGATCGAGCGTCAGCTTAGCCCGCTCAAGAGCAAGTGGAATGGCTGGTACAGGACCAATTCCCATGATCTCAGGCGGCACACCCGTCACCGCCCATGACACCACTCTGGTCAAAGGTTTCAGATTCAATTTTTCAGCGGTTTTAGCCTTTGTCACCACTAACGCTGCTGCACCGTCCACAATACCGCAGGCATTACCGGCGGTTACAGTTCCGTCTTTTCGGAAAGCCGGTTTCAGTTTGGCTAAGCCCTCCAGAGTGGTATCGGGCCGGGCATGCTCATCTTGCAAAACGGTCTTGACGCCTTTCTTTTCCTTGATCTCGATTGGCACAATCTCTTCACGCAAGTGACCTTTGTCCATCGCTACTTTTGCTTTCTGCTGGCTTTCCAGAGCGAATTTATCCTGTTCCTCGCGACTGATATTGAATTTTTCCCGCAGATTTTCAGCCGTCTCGCCCATCGAGCAACCGGCGTAGGTGTCGCGAATATCAAGCCCATCCCACAATTCCATCTTGCCCATGCGACCGCCCCAGCGAGTGCCCCACGATATATATGGTGTCTGCGACAGGCTATCTGTGCCTCCGGCCAGGACCACTTCCGCGTGACCGGCATCGATGAGCATCTCAGCATTAGCCACAGCTTGCATGCCCGAACCACATAGCAAGTTGATAATAAGCCCCGGAGTCTCGGTCTTCAGACCGGACCGCAAGGCAACATGCCGCGCTAAATAGATGGCATCTTTGCTCGTCTGCAGAACATTTCCCATGATCACCTGATCGACCGCCTCTGGGTCGACACCCGATCTGCTTATGGCTTCCTTTGAAGCGGCGACAGCCAGGTCGGTGGCGCTCAAACCTGCCAGACCACCACCAAATGCGCCAAACGCCGTACGGGCGCCATTTACGATAACCAGATCGCCGCTCATAATGCCTCACTTTTACCAAAGGGTTGCCAACAGCCAGAACTGAAAGCTAAAACAAGTATCAAGAGCATATTAAAACGTCATACTATGGAGCTAGAATTAACTTTCTTTACAAGCTTTGATAAATGGAGGGCTGAACCTTGGCTAAGGTTGGAGTGCCAAAAGAAATTTTGGATAACGAGTACCGGGTCGCATTGACACTGGCTGGGACAAGCGCTCTCGTGGCAGACGGCAACACCGTCTACATTGAGAAAAATGCTGGTGTTGGCAGTGGTATCACCGATGAAGAATACAAAGCAGCCGGCGCAAAAATTTTGCCAGACGCTGCAGCTGTATTTGCTGAAGCAGACCTCATCCTGAAAGTTAAGGAGCCACAAGCAAAAGAAGTGTCGCTCCTTAAAAAGGGTCAATTGCTGTTCACATATTTGCACCTCGCCGCTCACCCGAAGTTGGCAGAGGACCTGGCAAAAACAGGCGCCACCTGTATCGCCTATGAAACTGTACAAAACGACAATGGCTATCTGCCTTTGCTCACCCCGATGAGTGAAATCGCCGGACGTCTGGCTACTCAAATTGGTGCGAACTACCTGGAGCGCCCAATGGGTGGTCGAGGAGTCTTGCTCGGTGGCGTTCCTGGTGTTGAACCTGGCGAAGTCGTCATCATCGGCGGCGGCATCGTTGGTACCAACGCTGCCAAAATCGCTCTGGGACTGGGCGCACGCGTGACAATCTTCGATCGTTCACTGGAAAGATTGCGCTATCTCGACGACATCTTCAACGGTCAACTGCGCACAGTATTCTCAGTCGGCCACTATCTGGAACAAGTACTGCCAACAGCAGACCTGGTCATCGGTGCCGTTTTGATTCCTGGTAAGACAGCTCCGAGAATCATCACGAGAAACATGGTCAAGAAGATGAAACAGGGCTCGGTCATCGTTGACGTCAGCGTTGACCAGGGCGGTTGCATCGAAACAATCCATTCCACAACACACTCAGCTCCAACCTATGTTGAAGAAGGTGTTCTCCACTATGCAGTAGCGAACATCCCGGGTGCTGTGCCATGGACATCGACCCGCGCCCTGACCAATGCCACCATGCCTTATGCTTTGAAGCTCGCCAAATTCGGCTACCAGGCTGTTTTGGATGATCCTTCACTGCATCGCGGTGTCAACATCCACCAGGGTGAAATCGTTCACGCCGGTGTTGCAGAAGCCTGCGGCAAAGTGCCAGTCACAGCCTGAGGTTCTATCTCGCCACGCGCAGTCTGGTCGCAAGGCTAACTGCTTGTTGCAGACGTGCAATTCGATAAGAAACGCAAACTAAAAGAAAGAGCGGAGAGTAAGCACTCACCGCTCTTTCTCATTGTGCAGGTAAGAATTAAACGTTGCCCCCTATGCCCTGACCATTCAATCGGTTTAAATAACCTAACAGCGCTAAAACCGCCTGCCCGTTAAGCGCGACATACAGCGACGCAAGTTGTGGGCATATACTGACTAAGCGACCAGGGTAACCAACAAAATGCCGAAAGTTCGACTGCTAACTCAGGGAAAAATCTGGGCTAATCGCACGACGCGAGAGATTCTCTGGAGTGTGATGAAGTACAAGAAAGTCGCAGTCGGCGTTCTGCACGTGTTAGGACCGCACGACACGATAGAAGGCGAAATTTGCATTCTCAACGGAATTTTTGTAGTCGGCGGCAAACTGAAAAACGGCAAAGCTGATGGATACGCCGCCATCCGCACACTCCTTATGCTCAAAGACGGAAAGTTCGAATATCTCGACTACAGCGAAGTTGATGTGCCGGATCTTAACCAGGGCTTGAAGATTCGTTTAACTCAATTAATCAACAAGCTTCCAGATTTGCCAGTCAGCCTGGAAGAACTGATGGGAGCTAACACTCTCAATCGTATGCGCAGCTTCGAAGCAGGTCAGCCACCCAGTGAAGAAGCGCTCATCGACAAGGATACATTCGCTCAACTGCAAAACTGGGAAGCGAGAACCATGCGCTTGCGAGCAGCTGCATTCTGGGCATTGTTCGTAGTCATTTCCGGCATTGCCGGTCTGCTGTACTACTTTCACTGATAAGTAATTTATTTACCATAGCCGTCTCCTGGCTTTTTCACACCTTCTGACACACCTTGTCGATATACAATGTGTGGGTAATTCTTGTCTTCCAGTTTCTAGAAGGTAAAACATCGATGAAACCACTACGCTCAGTCTTTATGGGCTTAACGCGAATCCCTCCCGCTGTCATGATTGCAGGTATCGTCCTGCTCGCCTTCGTGGTGGCATGGATGGTGACGACCAAGATCAATTCAGGCGAACAGATGTATGCCGAAAAGCAAAAGGAACTGGATGCCAAGTATTCAGCAAAGGTAACCGTCGTCTACGCAATCAAAGATATTCCTGAAGGCCAGACGATTCCTTCTGAAGCTCTGGAAGAGCGCCAAATCGAGCAGTCTAAAATGCCCGAGGATGCGATTACATCAGCGACACTGGCGAGCGGACGAGTCACCAAATATGGTGTCGCTGCCGGTCAGATCGTTTCGCAACATGACCTGCAAGCGCAAGGTCAAAGCCTTTCCTTCGATGCACGCTTGAAGACCGGTTTTCGCGCTGTTACTTTCGCCGTCGATAACAACAGTGGCGTTGCCGGTTTCATCAGTCCCGAAAGTCATATCGACATCATCGGTATGGTCGGCTCAGGGTCAGACACTCGTGCCAAACCAATTCTCTCCGACGTTGAAGTGATAGCAGTAGGGCAAACATACCAGCGCACTACGACTAACGGCACCACCACCGCCACCCCGGCCAGTTCAGTGACCGTTGCAGTGACTCCGGAAGACACAACCAAACTAATCAAAGCAGTTCTGGCAAGCAAGCTCTACCTGTCGCTTCGCAACAGCAACGACCACACACCAGTAGCCACTGTCGACGTGACCCAGCTGTACAACAGCAAGAACACGGCTGCTGTAGCTAACATGAACTTCGGCGTGCCGGCACCGCCGCCTGCAATGCCGATGGAACACCACTATGAGCCGGGCGACGAACCAGACGGTCCTGGTCCCCAACTGGCTTCAGCACCTGCACCGGAAAGACAAAATCACCAGATCGAAGCCTGGTCCGGTGGAAAGAAAGACCTGATCACCGTTCC
This window harbors:
- the cpaB gene encoding Flp pilus assembly protein CpaB, producing the protein MKPLRSVFMGLTRIPPAVMIAGIVLLAFVVAWMVTTKINSGEQMYAEKQKELDAKYSAKVTVVYAIKDIPEGQTIPSEALEERQIEQSKMPEDAITSATLASGRVTKYGVAAGQIVSQHDLQAQGQSLSFDARLKTGFRAVTFAVDNNSGVAGFISPESHIDIIGMVGSGSDTRAKPILSDVEVIAVGQTYQRTTTNGTTTATPASSVTVAVTPEDTTKLIKAVLASKLYLSLRNSNDHTPVATVDVTQLYNSKNTAAVANMNFGVPAPPPAMPMEHHYEPGDEPDGPGPQLASAPAPERQNHQIEAWSGGKKDLITVPER
- a CDS encoding acetyl-CoA C-acetyltransferase, which translates into the protein MSGDLVIVNGARTAFGAFGGGLAGLSATDLAVAASKEAISRSGVDPEAVDQVIMGNVLQTSKDAIYLARHVALRSGLKTETPGLIINLLCGSGMQAVANAEMLIDAGHAEVVLAGGTDSLSQTPYISWGTRWGGRMGKMELWDGLDIRDTYAGCSMGETAENLREKFNISREEQDKFALESQQKAKVAMDKGHLREEIVPIEIKEKKGVKTVLQDEHARPDTTLEGLAKLKPAFRKDGTVTAGNACGIVDGAAALVVTKAKTAEKLNLKPLTRVVSWAVTGVPPEIMGIGPVPAIPLALERAKLTLDQMDLIEINEAFAAQYLACEKELKLDRSKVNVNGGAIAIGHPFGATGARLLLSTSLELHRRKARYSIVSACVGGGMGIAMILERV
- a CDS encoding DUF4388 domain-containing protein, producing the protein MPKVRLLTQGKIWANRTTREILWSVMKYKKVAVGVLHVLGPHDTIEGEICILNGIFVVGGKLKNGKADGYAAIRTLLMLKDGKFEYLDYSEVDVPDLNQGLKIRLTQLINKLPDLPVSLEELMGANTLNRMRSFEAGQPPSEEALIDKDTFAQLQNWEARTMRLRAAAFWALFVVISGIAGLLYYFH
- a CDS encoding tetratricopeptide repeat protein; this translates as MQNPTIRNVAKISIAVLTVSLIATTEAFATADEDCYEAVIRGRQLVAKNDLVGALQTFRTAQRIQPVDSRPYFWIGYCLERSGDLNGAVKAYADCLNSAKMHGMDSAELRVDLGNTLCRLNYYKEAIFDYKRALVIDPSLTVAHIGLLRTYIETKDWPAANREFDYCTTHSITSPEIDYLRALALTAQGAKAEALAQIQTFISSNQRTLQNTAVMEKARALEAELKRP
- the aspA gene encoding aspartate ammonia-lyase (catalyzes the formation of fumarate from aspartate), whose translation is MVNKKLDLRVERDSLGDVQIPVGAYWGAQTARTKEHCAVSGLSTHRKLIEALVLVKKAAAITNGELNAIETAASRAITQTCDEIASGQWKEQFVADAFHWGAGEGLNANVNEVLANRGAEIVGGSVGTYDFLDPNTHVNFGHCNNDVYPTAMRIALLLSLKQLEPTLVDLERLLRRKSLEFDRVVKVGRTHLQDCSPVTLGQEFNAYGSSVERSVRRIKESSQNLLELNLGSAETGTGYGADPNLSKKMIERLSQMTNLRLRQAEDLFRVSQSMSDFLDFSSSLRGLAVDLIKICNDLKLLSSGPGGGFGEISLPPIQPQPTALRPGHWPEKTLPHLPECLIMACYQVLGNDYTIALAAQSGQLESNSMTPLIIHNLLQSVDLLRNAIHPFNQKCLAGVSANTGRCNELLDKSGIRHKEM
- the ald gene encoding alanine dehydrogenase, yielding MAKVGVPKEILDNEYRVALTLAGTSALVADGNTVYIEKNAGVGSGITDEEYKAAGAKILPDAAAVFAEADLILKVKEPQAKEVSLLKKGQLLFTYLHLAAHPKLAEDLAKTGATCIAYETVQNDNGYLPLLTPMSEIAGRLATQIGANYLERPMGGRGVLLGGVPGVEPGEVVIIGGGIVGTNAAKIALGLGARVTIFDRSLERLRYLDDIFNGQLRTVFSVGHYLEQVLPTADLVIGAVLIPGKTAPRIITRNMVKKMKQGSVIVDVSVDQGGCIETIHSTTHSAPTYVEEGVLHYAVANIPGAVPWTSTRALTNATMPYALKLAKFGYQAVLDDPSLHRGVNIHQGEIVHAGVAEACGKVPVTA
- a CDS encoding thymidine kinase, which encodes MLTGYRFEMIVGCMRSGKSSELIRRIERARLAYLPTIIVRPTMDTRSKPNFVESRNGLASQAISVDTPRDILKYSSQAVVIGIDECQFFSDDIIDVVQILLSQKKKLIASGLDLDYKGKPFGPVPNLLAIADRVDKLLAVCRKCGSDFACRTQRLVHSSEQILVGDAQYEARCLHCFEAPYEFQLKLSLPEEALQPEIRNERTNSPQLSLVEDFGPTDDLRSDIIPMVNINQR